CCAACTTAATCCCAGGTTGCCAGTCATAAGCCTTTGCATGGAAGCGTACAATCTTCTCAAGGATCTGCTGCATCTCTTCATGGCTAAGTGGCTTCAGTTGAGGAGCTTTCACAATGGAATCCAGCACTGATTTCATCGGCTCCTGACCTTCAGGATACAGCTCCTCCAGATTCTGATACTCATTCTTTGCCTCAATAATATCCTCTGTATAGGAAGAACTGAAGGCGAAAAGACTGAAGGTAGCTTCCAGCTGCTTAGCAGGGAAAAGAAAGGATGCGAGATTATTGTATGCCTTTGCCCTCGCCTTCTTGCTAAGGCGACCAATGAGCTCAGATTCATCAAAGAGAACCACCCATCCATTATATCCCAACTGCACGAACAGATGGCTGAGAAAGGCCACATAGTCCTGGGCGTGACGTGATTTCACAAAATTCTGGTTGAAGACTACCTTCTCACCGAAAATTCTACGATACATTTTCTTGATCTGGAGGTTGGGTACAAAATCTCCTTCCAAATCTGTCTGCAGCAGGAACTGCTCTTCCATATCATCGGTATTGAGGTAGGACCGTAGTAAATAATATAGACGGTCTGTCTCAAGCTGTGTTGCTCCATAGAGCAAGAGATCGTTGGTCAAAGGGGAATTTGGGGAAAGCTTGTTCAGTTCCTGGGTAAACCCTGGTTGTACATGGTTGGGCAAGTAGGTATTGCTTACCAACTTCGGGTACACCAAGTAAAGTTTATCCAGAGGTGTCTCTTTGCTCAAGGAAACCAGGGAAACAACCATGTTTCTCTGATGGGCCAGTGTATAGATGGTGTTGATTAGATGGGTCTTCCCTTCACCATATTTCCCACTGATGATCATAGAGTCACTCATCTTGGAGTCACACACACCATCCAGTTTCTCTATGACATCATCCAGAAGTTCCTGTCTGGCTTCTGCAAAGTGGTGACCTATTGCCTTGGAAGGAATCCCAGAGCGCAGGGCCTCGATCATATGTCTCTCTTCATAACCCCAAGCCATGTTCTTCCTCCTCAGCAGTATCTTGTTGGGCAAGGAACCCCAACGTTGCCTGATTGACCAAACGAGGAAGTGATATCCCCCCCAATTTAGCCTGCGTTATTAGCTGTTTTGCATGCTCTTCATCCAACGGGGATGCCTGTACATTGATATGCTGTACCAGCTGTGCAAGCTTCTGGCTCATCTCTACCAACAATGATGGTGAATACTCCTGGAGTGCTATCGCATCAAGATCGGCAATGTCGGTAAACTTGTTCACTCGCTTTGAACGTACCTCATTCTGGATTCGCATCCAGAGAGCTTGGTATGATTTTAGACCAGCATTCTCATTATCGAGCAATTCCCCCGAGAACGCATAGACCACCATGAAATGGTTGAAGGTATCAATGTCATCAATCAATTGGCGGATGCTTTCATACGTATCTTCCCGTTTCATCTTGGTATAATGCAGTGGATTCATGCCTGACCTATCAACCAGAACCTCAAGATTGTCAACGGTCACCAACAGCCCAGCGTATCCACTCAGATGCACCAATTCAGCAAGACTACGCAGCAAATTTCGGGCATTATACTTGGTAATCCTGGTAGGAGCCAAACCCAATGGCCTGAGCAGGGTCATCCGAATCTTCTTATCTCCATGCATCCATGCAAGCAGAAGTTCCTTGTTTGTTTCTTCCAATACTGGATGCCCAAGCAAGGAACCGCAGAGCAAACTGCAAGCAAGAGAAAAGTTATTATCCATCCTCGGATTATCAAGGAACATCTCTTTTAGCTGGTTACGCATCTCTCGCCTGGTTATTCCATCAGCTAGACCTTGTTGGGCGAGGAAATCAAGGAAGGTAAGACCGGGGTCAATGTCCTTGCTCTCAAATCCCATCGCATGCACAATCTTCTCACTGCAATGGTTGAGCAAGTTCATGATATCGGCTTGACGGAGCACCTCAAGATAAAATTCCCTGAAATCATGAAGCCAGAGTGTCTTCGCAGAAATGCTGACCGTTACGTACTTCCTTTGCTTTGCAAGGGACTGCAAGAGGTGAAGGGTATGTGTCTTTCCACTTCCCTTTCTTCCCGTAATGAACTTGATCTTGCTCCCACCTGCCTTGATGAACTCATCAAGATATTTTTCCTGATAGAAGTCAGTAAGAAATTGGATTCCAACTGAAAGCTGGTTGAGCAATTGGTCACTTTCAGGAACTTCTCCCTGAGAAAGCTGAGCAATGGTTGCACGCATATTGGTCTGCATTTCCATCAAACTACCTCTTTTAATAGAATCGTATGGTTGCGAGATAGTACTCTCTTCCAGTCTGGTCAAGAATCCTCAGTGCCTTGGAGTTGTTTCTGCTTGGACCGAACTGGAATGACCTCCCTCCCTTTACTTCCACGTCTTGGGCATCAAAAAGCCGGGCAATATCGAATGCATAACTCTGTTGGTCATACTCCTTGCGTGATCGGCTCATCGGCACCAGGTATTTATAGAGTGTGGTCAGGTAGATATCTGCTCCTGCTTCCTTCCCAAGCTTCAAGCAAGCAAGATCATAGGCAGCAGCCAACTCAGTTGCGAACTGGTTTGCTCTGAAGGATGCCTTGTAGAGTTTTTCTTGTCCTGCCTTAACAATGGATACCAGGGTGGATGGACGAAGACAAGAGACCTTCTTTCGGTCTAGATAGGCATCCTGGTTTTCCACGTCAAAGCGTACCTTGTAAGGAAACATCTCGTAGACAGGGAAATCACCGATGACATCGACATTACTCTGTTCACACTGACTCAAGAGCTGCTGAGCAAAAAGTCCGCTCTCCATATACTCCCTGGCATCAAAGCTTGAAAGCAAGGCGTTTAGACTACTGGTCAAATCAGACAGCTCGTCACTTGCTTGATGCAACAACTCAGTATCTGAAATACTTTTAGAAAGGTCACCACTACTCATGTTTTTAGCTATAGCTTTTTGCAGTTTGGTTACCAATTTGATCTTTTCTTTAATTGCCTTCTCGTACGAAAGATATTCGTTGTATAAAAGTTCGTAGTCCATGTCTTCTCCTTTCTGGGCATACAAAAAAAGCATAAATGATGGGGCTGTTCTATGCAATCCCTTTTACGATTATCGTATGACATTGCTTGAGAAAGACCTCTTGTGGTATCTTGTGCAAAGGAGCATCAAACCCATGGGCTTATCCCTTCATGCATGGCAAGAACAGTGTATCGCGTCCTGGATGGAAAAGCAGGGACGCGGTGTTGTGCAGGTAGTTACAGGAGCCGGAAAAACAATCCTTGCCCTGTATGCTGCAAAAGCCTTGCAGGAGAGGCTGCAAACCAAGCTACATATCGTAATTATCGTCCCAAAAACCTTTCTGGTCGGACAATGGAAATCGGCTATTCTTGCTCATCATGATGATCTAGGAATAGAGAGAGAAGATATTGGGTGGGTCTGTGGAACGCATCATCAGGAACATGACAAGCCTGTCATGATCTATGTTATCAACTCTGCTCGATACAAGCTATCTTACATTCTGCATCAACAACTCAGCAACAAGACACCTGTAATGCTCATTGCAGATGAGTGCCATCACTATGCAAGTGCAGAGAACAGAAAAATATTCTCTTTCCTTGAATTGCTACATGAACGTGACAAGAAAAACTACTACTCCCTTGGCCTTTCAGCAACACCACAAGGTAATGGTTTTGAGCAGGTATTGGTTCCATCCCTTGGACCACTCTTCTATACCTATGGGTTCTCGGAGGCAATGACGCAGGGGGTGATCAACCAAGTGGTCATCTACAATGTTGCCTTGAAGATGACCGATTCCCAGGTAGCAAAGTATGATGAGCTTTCAGGACGGATCACTACCACACTTAAAAAGATCAATAGGTTGATACCTAGCCTCTACAAACTTAAGGGCTCAGCATTTTTCATTGAACTGCAACGCCTTTGTCTGAGCGAGACTCCTATAATTGCTGAGACTGCAACACTGTTGCTCTCGCTGTTCTATCAAAGAAGGGCTCTTGTCTATGAAGCACCACAGAGACTGTCTTGTGCCTTTGATCTTATTGCTTTGCTTGACTCACAAAGTAAGATCATCATATTCGGGGAACGAATCAGTCAGAGTGAAGCACTCTATGCAAGGCTGAAGCGATACTTCCCCAATAAGGTGGCACAGTATCACAGTGAGATGGGGGAGACAGAGAAAACCCTTGCACTACGTAGATACCGTACAGGGGAGGCTCGAATCCTTGTCTCTTGCAAGGCATTGGACGAAGGTCTCGATATACCCTCTGCAGATGTAGGCATTCTCCTTGCGACTACCTCCGAACAACGCCAACGCATACAACGACTAGGCAGAATTCTCCGACTTCAGGAAGGTAAGGGAAAGGCAAGCCTGTTCTACCTCTCCCTAGCCCATACCATTGAAGATAGCGAATTATTGGATGTTGGGATTGATTCAATACAAGAGTGGTATCTCCAGTACACAAACCACTTCATCCATCCTTTCTATGACGAACTTGCAGAGAGATTATCTGAAACCTTGCAAGAGAGGAATGCTTCCCCAATAGGCTTTGATGCAATCATTAACCAGGGCAGAGTCCGGAATGATTGGTTTGAAGACCCAAAGGTATTGCAAGAAATGTATGAAGAGACAAAATTCCCACAGGAAAAGCAATACTACTCCCTTATGCGCTCCCTATCCCTTCTCAGGATGAAAATGCAGAGCATCCGTCTTCATTGAGTGCAGAAAAGGGATCGAGAAGTACGGAGCTATGTTTTAGATAGGTATTGTTTGCATTCCCGGAAGCGATTCAACTTCCCCTTCGGTGACTTCAGATGAGGATAAGGAAAGCACTACCTTGCATTACCTTACATTACCTTACTCCTTATAGAGAATTTTTAGACAGTCTAGAACAACTAAGCAACAAGTATAAACAGAGTGAAAGTTACATCACTTCAACAATGCTTCAGCAAGAGAACTATCAATTAATAAGTGATTTGCATATTTATGTTTGAATGCTATGGAAACCTGGGAAGCCTTATGAGCACCCGCTGCAGCAATAATGGTCTTACATCCGTGGTTTGCCTTATTACTGATTACATCCAAGCTGACTGCCTTTATCAAAGCAGCATGACTTTCGCTTCCCATTTCTCCTACTAGATCCGGGACATGTATGATCTCACCATCTCTATTCAATAAATAGTAGTTCAGATCACCGATAGCGCCTCCATTGATGATCTCCCCCAGCCGTTCGGAGCCCAACGTTGCCCTGATCATCCGAGAATAGAGCCCTTCAGTGCGGAATGTCCCTATTCCCATAATCACAGCATCAGCCAATTGCATGGCACTATATACTTCTGGCTCTGTGATTGGATTTGCTCGTGAACATCGTCCTTCATTCCTATATCTGAATGAGGAAATCAAAGAGGTGGCAGTAATGGAGAAATCAGCAGGGGTCATGGTAAAATTCAAGGGAAAAAACTGAAAGTTCGAAGCCTTTCCTCTCTCCAGATGGTCCATGATCCTGGCAATGGTATAGCCATTGCTGATTCCTACAGAAAACCGATCATGATGGGTAGCAATCTCCTGCAACCAAGCTGCTCCATGATAGCCAAGAATCATCTCTTTCAGAACTTGGAATTGTATTGCTCCTGTTTGTACCACCCGTACATGATCGAGAGGAAGTTCCAGAATTGCGGCAACACGTTGTTCCAATCCCTTTGAACGTTCAGTCTGTTTGATCCTACCTTCAATGCCTCGATTAAAATATG
This sequence is a window from uncultured Sphaerochaeta sp.. Protein-coding genes within it:
- a CDS encoding BREX system ATP-binding domain-containing protein, translated to MAWGYEERHMIEALRSGIPSKAIGHHFAEARQELLDDVIEKLDGVCDSKMSDSMIISGKYGEGKTHLINTIYTLAHQRNMVVSLVSLSKETPLDKLYLVYPKLVSNTYLPNHVQPGFTQELNKLSPNSPLTNDLLLYGATQLETDRLYYLLRSYLNTDDMEEQFLLQTDLEGDFVPNLQIKKMYRRIFGEKVVFNQNFVKSRHAQDYVAFLSHLFVQLGYNGWVVLFDESELIGRLSKKARAKAYNNLASFLFPAKQLEATFSLFAFSSSYTEDIIEAKNEYQNLEELYPEGQEPMKSVLDSIVKAPQLKPLSHEEMQQILEKIVRFHAKAYDWQPGIKLEELLSRVDKSGYLLRSKIRSAIEYLDQLYLYQTEADSSIVQLEEGHYEEESEEESTPTFEQLFDD
- a CDS encoding BREX system ATP-binding domain-containing protein, which encodes MEMQTNMRATIAQLSQGEVPESDQLLNQLSVGIQFLTDFYQEKYLDEFIKAGGSKIKFITGRKGSGKTHTLHLLQSLAKQRKYVTVSISAKTLWLHDFREFYLEVLRQADIMNLLNHCSEKIVHAMGFESKDIDPGLTFLDFLAQQGLADGITRREMRNQLKEMFLDNPRMDNNFSLACSLLCGSLLGHPVLEETNKELLLAWMHGDKKIRMTLLRPLGLAPTRITKYNARNLLRSLAELVHLSGYAGLLVTVDNLEVLVDRSGMNPLHYTKMKREDTYESIRQLIDDIDTFNHFMVVYAFSGELLDNENAGLKSYQALWMRIQNEVRSKRVNKFTDIADLDAIALQEYSPSLLVEMSQKLAQLVQHINVQASPLDEEHAKQLITQAKLGGISLPRLVNQATLGFLAQQDTAEEEEHGLGL
- a CDS encoding DEAD/DEAH box helicase, encoding MTLLEKDLLWYLVQRSIKPMGLSLHAWQEQCIASWMEKQGRGVVQVVTGAGKTILALYAAKALQERLQTKLHIVIIVPKTFLVGQWKSAILAHHDDLGIEREDIGWVCGTHHQEHDKPVMIYVINSARYKLSYILHQQLSNKTPVMLIADECHHYASAENRKIFSFLELLHERDKKNYYSLGLSATPQGNGFEQVLVPSLGPLFYTYGFSEAMTQGVINQVVIYNVALKMTDSQVAKYDELSGRITTTLKKINRLIPSLYKLKGSAFFIELQRLCLSETPIIAETATLLLSLFYQRRALVYEAPQRLSCAFDLIALLDSQSKIIIFGERISQSEALYARLKRYFPNKVAQYHSEMGETEKTLALRRYRTGEARILVSCKALDEGLDIPSADVGILLATTSEQRQRIQRLGRILRLQEGKGKASLFYLSLAHTIEDSELLDVGIDSIQEWYLQYTNHFIHPFYDELAERLSETLQERNASPIGFDAIINQGRVRNDWFEDPKVLQEMYEETKFPQEKQYYSLMRSLSLLRMKMQSIRLH
- a CDS encoding sugar-binding domain-containing protein yields the protein METIEVRITNLIKALRKKRHYSQAEVAEALSVPLRTYQSWEREYASNIANLERIGQLYGISLESLVCLAAGDDHNDLEKISFPSNDCVEAIFSGATEKHLAIQYQHLFNSNLPLSEQIANCIRDAYFNRGIEGRIKQTERSKGLEQRVAAILELPLDHVRVVQTGAIQFQVLKEMILGYHGAAWLQEIATHHDRFSVGISNGYTIARIMDHLERGKASNFQFFPLNFTMTPADFSITATSLISSFRYRNEGRCSRANPITEPEVYSAMQLADAVIMGIGTFRTEGLYSRMIRATLGSERLGEIINGGAIGDLNYYLLNRDGEIIHVPDLVGEMGSESHAALIKAVSLDVISNKANHGCKTIIAAAGAHKASQVSIAFKHKYANHLLIDSSLAEALLK